GGAATGGATCGGTCGCGATATCAGCACGGGCATCACAGTGGATGCCATGCGCCATGGCTTTGCGAAGGCCCGCTGGCCAGGCCGGCTGCAGTGGATGCAGTGGCATGGGCGACCGGTGCGCGTTGATGGAGCCCACAATCCGCCAGCTGCTGCTGCCTTGGCCAAGGAGCGATGCCGCTGGTTGGCTACCGATCAGGCGCAACGTTGGGTGCTGGCGATTCAGGCACACAAGCAAGCCCCAGCCATGCTGAAGCACCTGCTGCAGCCCAACGATCTGGCCTGGATCATTCCCGTTCCAGAGCACCGCAGCTGGAGCGTGGAGCAGCTGCAGCTTGACGTTCCTGAGCTTGCCCACCAGCTCAGGGGTGCCGCAGATGTCACTGGGGCGCTCACCCAGCTCGCGCAGGACGGGTGGCCCCAAGCCGCCCCAGTCATCGCCGGTTCGTTGTACCTAATCGGTCATCTGCTGGAGACGGATCAATTGCAGGCAGAGTGATCCAATGCTGTGCCCGTCGATGATGCCTCCGCTGCTGAAACTCATCACCGCCATCACTCTGGTGATCACCGTCCTGTGCGACCCCGCAATGGCCCTCGACACCTCAGCCGGGGTGGGCCTGCAGGACAGAGCGTTGTTTCAGGAACGGGTGGACTACACCCTGACCAATCAAAACGGCGTTGATTTTCATGATCAGGCCCTCAGCAACACCTCCTTTGCCGGCGCGGCGGGCAAGGGCGCTGATTTCAGCGGAGCCAATCTGCAAGGGGCGATCTTCACGCAGGGTGCGTTTGCCGATGCCAACTTCCATGGCGCCGACCTCAGTGATGCCCTGATGGATCGTGCG
The sequence above is a segment of the Synechococcus sp. PROS-7-1 genome. Coding sequences within it:
- a CDS encoding pentapeptide repeat-containing protein, whose amino-acid sequence is MPPLLKLITAITLVITVLCDPAMALDTSAGVGLQDRALFQERVDYTLTNQNGVDFHDQALSNTSFAGAAGKGADFSGANLQGAIFTQGAFADANFHGADLSDALMDRADFTGTDLRDAVLIGVIASGSSFAGAQVDGADFSDALLDRDDQRRLCQEAEGVNPTTGVLTRDSLSC